ATGGTCACTTCAAAACTTGATTTCATGagacaaaaatcaaaaccaaaatcagaTACCAAGGTTATTTTAGGGCAAGGAAAGAGAAGACGAtgggcttaaaaaaaaaagcacctACCTTAATATTATTCTCCTCCATGACACCACTTCAGCGATTGCTCGGTCTCTTGCTCGGCACCATGCTCATCAAGTGCTTTCTTCGTGGATGAATGAAAGGGAAAGTGAGAAGTttaggaaagaaaaaaagttcACTGTAGAGGTAAAGGAAATGAAGCGGAATTAGCAAACAAGCTGACATGTAAAGTTGCCAATGACGTGGTGAGTCACGTCAGCTTGCCATTAATGCCGTTCGCTAGAAAGACttgattggaaaaaaaaatatatagttgagggacgcaattaaaatttttgaacttcagtgaccaaaataagAACAACCCCATAATTTAGGGACTATCTGGGTAGtttactctatatatataatatagaaaaaataataatctttaTACCTATTTAATAGGGAAGATTACTTATTCTGAAACCAAATAGgataaacataaagataaacTCCACCCAACAAAATTACACTTCTCACATAATAAAGAGGTATCCTTCCAATAAAAAACCCTATTTTCTAAGGGCatttgtgaaaaagaaaaaaaaaaaaatcaaagaatataTCAATCCAACCTCCATTTGCCAACTTTCTCAGTCTCATTCACACTCTTTTATCTCAACCCtaaccaaaaccaaaaacaaaaactccaAAACTTTAAAACCCCTTCTCCCCCTCCCTCTCTTCATCTCCAAACCTCCACcctcaaaaaaaaagaaaaagagaaagaaaaaaagaaaatggagaGCAAGAAGGAAAATCCAATGGGCATGTGTGAGAAGCTCTTCAATGTCTTCAATGTCAACAATTCGGCTTTTCGACCTCTTCGCCGTCTTACCTTCAAGAACCAAGAACaacccaccaccaccaccactccaAACCAATCACCACCAAACAAACCTCCACAAGTTCTTGAAAACAATAACCACAATCCATCTTCTCATGataatcatcatcaacaacatcaacatcatgATACACCATCATTGCCTCCCAAAACTGTCATTGAGCCCCAACAAATCAACAATACTCTTCCACCTCCAAAGAAACCTTTAGATGGAGTCCAAGTGCAAGTACCATCAAAGATTGAGATTCAAAAACAACAAGCACAACAAAAAGTTCCGGTGAATCCACCGGAGACCGGTAAGGCTCACCGGAGAACCACCACCACCAAGAAAGAAgaagcaccaccaccaccgccgcCACCATCAGTGCCTACATCAGTGGCTCCAAAGGTTGTAGTACCACAAGCACAGTTACCTGTACCAACACCTCCGGTACCGGCGCCGGCGCCGGTGCCGGCGACGGTGGCAGGAGGAAGACAACCTCAGAGGTTGGAGACTAAGAATATTGATGGTAAGGCTGATGATTTTATTAACCGTGTTAGGAACAAGCTTAGGAATGGTTCTAATGTTGGAAAGGCTACGTCCAATTGATTTGAGATTGAatttatgcatgcatgcatgatatgggttgtgtttttattattattgttgttgttgttgttattatcgtATATGTTGTGTGgatgaaaaaaagaattgaGATATATTTAAGAGTGAAGGTTGTGTTAATTATATGTactgttttaattatttgttttggctctttttcttatttatatatagtggGTGTCATTTTGGTCTTTGACCTTTGAGATTGGGATTTGTTTTCTTGTATCTATGAATATTATATGCATGAAATGAAAggcatgttgttgttgtatctatatattttttttaattattttggtttggGTTTATTGTGAAGTAAGAAAGTCGATGAAAGTGTAATGatatttcttactttttttttttctctttttgttattttggtttttgatcTTAAATCAGACTGGAatgacaaagataaaaataatcttgTTTAGCTGATTAGTAATATGTGTTTTATTATCCTTAATTATTCCAAATTTTCCTATCAAACACAATAACtagaaatagaaataatatTTGCACAAGATCTCAAGATAATTACATAATGATGATCAAGCACCAAAAATATTAGCATTAATAACAAGGAAACCAACAAGGAggtaaaattgtaattttttcttttttcttttttaaaaaaaagtgaatactaCTGATTTTAATTAAAGGTGAAATGATGAACAACACTAATGAAGCAAAACCAACTCAAAAACATACCAAGAAAGTTGAGAGCTCCAAGCGCTATATTACACACTcgtttttttctaaaaaaattgccTGTCATGAGCTATCTGTGTAGTTCAATTTGACAAACTATTAGTCGActattttttgttcatttacATCGACAATATTCCACTCCTCTGGTAATACAACATTCACCACATCATCCAAAATTCCGACAATAACATAAGTCATAAAAAAGGTGTAAAAATGAACTGCAACCTCCCTCTTTGTCTCTCTCACTTGAATCAACTTGATGCCAACTTAATTTCAAAGAGTCAGCAAAATTTTCATCCTTTCCCAGCAGCCTTTTGTAAAGATAATGAAAACAATCCAGATGAACAAAAACATGCTCATTTTACTCAGCATTTTTCTTGCTTCTGAAATTCTCCTTCATCAAAGCAAATTTCTTCTTGCACTGGTTCACAGTTTTCCCAGGAATTGCAGCAGCAACGCGTTCCCAGCGTTGGCTTGTCTCCTTCGGAAATGTCTTAAGAGCCTGAACAAGAGCACGTTCTTGAGTCGCAGACCATGCGTCTTGTTCAGATGAAACTCCAGTAGGAACTGAAATAGGTTCGCTTTCTGGATTCTTGCCAGTTCCATTACTGCTGGAAGTCTGACTAGGCATAGAATTGGATGCAGTGTTTTCCACTTGTACAGCAGGCAAACCTTCTGACTCGATTCTGGACGTAAGTGGTGACGCAATGGATTGTGCAGGTTTCCGCTTCtcaagaaaagaatcaaaggCTTTTGATGAGTCAGGCTTCTGAAGAAGCACAGTTTTTGTGGCTTTAAGAATCTCTTCAACTGACCGTCCAGTACCGATATATTCTGAGATAACCTCCCACCTCCTTGATGTCCCCTTTGGATACTTCTGCATGCCCTTTCTCAGCATCTCGATCTCATCCTTTGCCCAGGGTTTCTCTTTCTTCTCATAGTTGCTTAAGGGGTTGTCTGTCTTCTTCACTTGTCCTGTCGCACCGTTAGCTTTTGGGCCTGAATTCTCAGAACTGTTCAATTGTGAATCCTTCTCTGCTTTTGTTTTCTCCCCATTCAATGCATCTGCTAGTAGTTGAGCTTTTTCAATGATTCCCTCCTTCCTCTCCATGTTATCACACAAATGCCTGAGTTGCTCCATGTCAAGTGTCGCACACAGCCTCTCCACATCATCATCTATGAGATTATGCGGAGGTTGTGACAAGACAGGCGCAGAAAGACTGCGCAATCGTGTCCTCTCTTTCCGCATAagccttttttctttttctttcaacttCTTTTGGTTTAGAGCAGCTTCTGCTGCTCTTTTCTCGTCCTCCTCTTTCCGGATTCTCTCCTCTTCAGCGGCCTTTGCGGCCTCTTCCTCCTGCAATTTTCGAGCCAGGTATTTCGCCTCCTTTTTCCGCTGCTTCTCcgccttctcctcctccttcctcCGAATAATTCTTGGATCCTTTCTATAAGCATTGTCGACAAGAGATCGAACTCTAGCATACTCTTCCTTTTTGGCCTTTTCCCTTAGCTTAGCATTTTGCCTTTCCATCCATCTCTTGTGGTCACGAGACTCAGCTTGCTCTAAATCAAACTCATCTGCATGGGGGAACTCCCTCCAGCTCTTAAAAGTGTACCAGAAATCATAGAAGCTATCAACTTCTTGCATTGAAATGTTCTCTTCCCCAAGAGAGGGAACAGGCTGAGCAACAGACCATCTCCCATTCCTCATGAATGCTGGACCAAAGACCTTGAAGAAGTCCTGTGGCGCACAATCAGTTGGTACTTCATCATCAAACTCATCAGTAGAATCATAAATCCTCCTTTTCACAGGATCAATCAAGACTTCATAAGCTTCTTGAATAGCTTTAAAATGGCTTTCTATCTCAGCCTTTTTTGCTTCCTTAGCCTCTTCTGATTCCTCGGCAAGAAGAAGAGCAGCCTGCTTATCAGGGTGGTGCTTCAAAGCAGTCTCTCGGTaactttttcttatttgttcttCAGTAGCCAGGAATCGCAAGTGCGCCAAGCCTAAGAGTGCATAATGGTCTTGCTGCTTGCTTCCAGGACCGGATTTCTTTTTGCCCTTGCTGCTGTAGGAATCTGTAGATGCTCTATATGCTTGGCCTCTATCATCAGACTTAACACTTTGGTCATCTGTATCTGCATCTGCATCTTCTTCCTCATAAAAACCAAGAAGTTTAAGTGCAGCATCATGAAAAGCATGCCCCGCAGGCTCAAAATATACGGCCTTCACAGGAAGGCAATTTGATGAGACGAGTATAGGTTCCCCATTAATGATCTCAGGTGAATACGAAATAAGCAGACAACTCTTTGACATTTCCATTCAGAATATTCTTCTTTGCCTCTTAACCTTTGAAAATCACCTAGATAAGGGAAGGAATGCAATCACAAAGCAGCCCTGGagtgataaaaataatgatgaacAATTAGGCATGTGGTGTAGCACAAAGAGTACCGAGAAAATTAAGCTATAGAAACAAGAAATGCTCCataaaatattatcatcaaGTTTTCACATCAAATTCAGTAGGTTAAACAAAACTTCCACTTCAATTGATAGTTACAAAATACAAGCTGACATATAGAAAGCATATTTATGATAAATGAGTTTAGGGGAATTTCATCTAAGTTATAGCAAATTTTAaccttattaatattattcaaaaccaaaattttatttttttgattaatgatagatgtttattaatattaatgatttttacataattattagattatttattcaaataactaAATCAAGATAAGATGGTTGGTTGGTTGAGGAATTAGGCTTATCTATCAACCAAACACAACTCCCCTTACTAAAACAATTTCAGATCGAACTAAAATAGAAGGAACACAGGGAGGAATGAtgatatgaaagaaaaacaatctTCCTAACATCAAGTCACACAACCAATACAAGAAATcaagtttccttttttttatttccctaAAAATACTCAATCCAAAATTCACATCATGCCACCACTTGAACATCGATGTGTATGCTATCTATCAATTTCACTTTGGATATTTGTCTAACGATTTAGTTCTTGGACTGTAAATGCCCTAAACACTTAGAACAATAAGTTAGTTCTTCCACCATAAACAGTAATTAGCAAAGACTGACCGAAGGTTCCTAAATTTATTCGAAATATTACACTCTCTTGGTACAAGGTGAAAGCTGAAAACAGCTTTTTAAGACAAGGAAGGCATAATGAAGATGCAAAAAAAAGGCTGCAAGGTTCATTCACAGCAATCAACACTTGAGTGCAAAGAGGAAAAGCAAATCCAGTGTCACACATAAGAAAAATTTGCACTGAAAAGTTACACATCAAATAGGACTTACTTGCTACAATTGCTTGACTTTTAAATAGCAAGGCCAAATACCTAAAAAGATACACATAGCCAAATAAACTTGGTTAGAGGATTCCATGAGCTAAAGCATTAATAAGCATAGATTTTGAGGCTCCTAAACCCATTCTTTAATTATAGCTGTAATTGGTTTGACACATGCACTGGATTAGGATGCTGAAGATGTAAAAGCATGATACATAAGTGTATCTGTGTATGTACATAAACCTATTCTCATGTAATCGGTTTCCTATTTAGGCTAGTAATTTCAAGGATTCTTCCGTGAGTTGGGTTCTTTTTAATTGACTAATGATGTCTATGACTATTTGTAGAACCAAAAGTTGATGATCACTATGAAACTACGGAGACATCTTCAGCACaatagaaatacaataaaagatCTGGTATGGATTTTCATCCTTTCCATTAATTCTCTCTTTCCAAGATCTGCATGACGAATCTCATCTTCCATATCAGATGTTTATCATTAACTAACATGGTATTGTTAAGGTTCAAATAGGACTCAAAACGCTTAATAAGGGATCTGACTTCTGATGGCAATTACCAAGCTAGCTATGGACATCAGTGAAAAAACAGCACCAAGACAAATGAGAGTCAATAATGTGCAGTAACCACATGCTGACTAAAATACCACACTTGCATatcaatcataaaataaaatacaacccctatccaaaattatatatatatatacattcgaaaaagttaaaaaaacttcaattaggTGCATGGCCTTGAGGCATGatagattaaataaaatttgtccAAACATAGTgcacaatcaaacaaaaacataacaaaacaaaacccaaccTTTTATCAAgtgtccaaaaaaaaagaaaaaaagaaaggaattaCCAGCAAGGCAAGACTAAAATGTCTAACTCCCATAAACCAAACTACTTGCATCCATAAACACTATATTTGTTGCAAATATGACTACCAATTGATATCAGatctcaaatttatttcaaaaccaaATTCTTACTCAACCACGATTTCCCGTTCCATTTTCAATCTTGGCCCACAAACAATCTGTTCCTTTTGAAAGAATCTAAACCATAACAGAAGCACAAATTGCAAGGACCATTACCAAAACATTAATtgatagaaaaaggaaaagggaaACCTTTACACAATAACCAGCCCTATTGTCTTGTTTTCCTCATCAAATCTTGAACTTCCAATCACACCAACAACATCAATCATCCAACACAAGCAAAATCAAAGGACAGTACAAAATCAAATAGAACAACAGGGCCCCCCAAACCCACAAACAGATCATCACAAACATCAAAACTCAAAAAACTCAATCAATCAAAGCGCATCGAACAAAATCACACAAAACATAACACCATATGCATCACTGAATcaccaaacaacaagaaagcatACCATAAAGCGAGAATCAGAACagatgatcatgatcatgaacGAACCTGGATTGAAAGGAGGTCAAGATGGGCGTTGAGGAGGCGGCGGCGGGGCAGCAGCCAGAGAGGAAGAGAAGGGATTTGGCAGCTTGAGAGAGGGAGAGCAGAAGAAAAAATTAGGTTTTGGAGAGATATAAGGGATAGAGGGTGGCAGGGATTCAGGGAATAGTCACGATGCACGTGATCGGTCTGAACCCGGTTTGATTTTGAACCGGGTTTTGAACCCGGTTTGAGTTTTTTATTTGTGAGCCTTTGAACATTAGTTATATTATTTGATGagctcttttttaaaaaaaaaaaaaatcaaaaattaatatcTTATTGTTAatctttatgattttgttttatttattatttttggataaatttGGGCAGATACATGCTTCTGTGTGAGTGAAAAAGATTAATTACTAATAACTTTGCCTGTAGAATTGaattggtattttttttaaatatatatttaaaaattctactaatttttaacatttgaaTTGCAGTCTAATAGACTAATTTTTAATGTACCAATGTTTATAAAAACAGgaactcaaaattaaaaaaaaaaagttgttttatGTGCGTAGACACACATTAGATGTTTATAAAACTCTATTTGGTTTACTTAAACTTGTCGCTAACATTATTATTCTTTtaggtaataaaaatattaactttatgtttaccttttttttcaattttttttaatataaaaactcTCTTAAAATGTTGATTTACTTAAACTTGTCGCTtacattattattcttttagataataaaaatattaactttatttttactttttttcaatttttttaatataaaaactcTCTTAAAATGTCGATTTAGATAACTCCCTAAAATTTTGAAGAGGTGAAAAATATACAatctatattttcaaattttttaaattagccTCATAATTtgaacaaattaatatttttattccaatatatatattaaaaaaaaaaaaatcagagagaAACCATACAATTCTTTATAAGAGAATGAAGACTAAGCACTGGGTGGCACAATTTGCCAACCAAACAAAGAGACTTAAatacaacaacagcaacaatcatcctcatcattatcaataataataataataataataataataataataaaggcaAAAATATAACAACCACTGGATTGTTTTTAAGCAAAGATCTAGAAAAGACTCTCAAACAAACAAGAGACCTATCAGGTTTTTGTTaagaaatcaaattttgaatacCTTCTTCACTGCTATGAAATTAGAGACACAcatacacaatatatatatatatatatatatatatagataagccCAAATTAATATCCAGCTTTGTTTtgctaaattataaaatgaaacAGCACTTGATAATATGCAAAATCCACAAAAGTTATGgtgaagataaataaaatttcacaaagtttatttatataataaatttttgaataacatgtttGGACATTTAAACCAGAAAGCATGGAAGCCAACAGCCAATTGTTGCCATGAGCTCATTTTTACctgaaagaacaaaaaaacacatcTGAGCACTAGGGAGAAGATTAGAGCAAGAATTGGGCTTTGAAATTCAGATACTTACGGCAAATTTACATTTCTGAAGGTACTCCGTGGGTCTCGCTTCCGGTTCGTTTAGATTTGTGCTTGGAGCGCTTTTCCCGCTTTTTGCTCCTGCACAAAAGTTAGCAAAATACTTCCAGCAACAAAAATTGAAATGGTAAAAGGAAAAATCATGATTTGTTAATAGTTGAAAGAAAATACTCATCAACAGAGCTTGGATCCAAACAGTTCTTCAGTTTCCGGTCAATATGCCTCATGTCTTTTGCTGTCGGGATCTTCAGTTTTTCAACCTGCAGTCATCCTCGAAAGCATGTGAACAACCACAAAGGCGAAG
The DNA window shown above is from Dioscorea cayenensis subsp. rotundata cultivar TDr96_F1 chromosome 12, TDr96_F1_v2_PseudoChromosome.rev07_lg8_w22 25.fasta, whole genome shotgun sequence and carries:
- the LOC120273116 gene encoding formin-like protein 14 yields the protein MESKKENPMGMCEKLFNVFNVNNSAFRPLRRLTFKNQEQPTTTTTPNQSPPNKPPQVLENNNHNPSSHDNHHQQHQHHDTPSLPPKTVIEPQQINNTLPPPKKPLDGVQVQVPSKIEIQKQQAQQKVPVNPPETGKAHRRTTTTKKEEAPPPPPPPSVPTSVAPKVVVPQAQLPVPTPPVPAPAPVPATVAGGRQPQRLETKNIDGKADDFINRVRNKLRNGSNVGKATSN
- the LOC120273688 gene encoding dnaJ homolog subfamily C member 2-like: MEMSKSCLLISYSPEIINGEPILVSSNCLPVKAVYFEPAGHAFHDAALKLLGFYEEEDADADTDDQSVKSDDRGQAYRASTDSYSSKGKKKSGPGSKQQDHYALLGLAHLRFLATEEQIRKSYRETALKHHPDKQAALLLAEESEEAKEAKKAEIESHFKAIQEAYEVLIDPVKRRIYDSTDEFDDEVPTDCAPQDFFKVFGPAFMRNGRWSVAQPVPSLGEENISMQEVDSFYDFWYTFKSWREFPHADEFDLEQAESRDHKRWMERQNAKLREKAKKEEYARVRSLVDNAYRKDPRIIRRKEEEKAEKQRKKEAKYLARKLQEEEAAKAAEEERIRKEEDEKRAAEAALNQKKLKEKEKRLMRKERTRLRSLSAPVLSQPPHNLIDDDVERLCATLDMEQLRHLCDNMERKEGIIEKAQLLADALNGEKTKAEKDSQLNSSENSGPKANGATGQVKKTDNPLSNYEKKEKPWAKDEIEMLRKGMQKYPKGTSRRWEVISEYIGTGRSVEEILKATKTVLLQKPDSSKAFDSFLEKRKPAQSIASPLTSRIESEGLPAVQVENTASNSMPSQTSSSNGTGKNPESEPISVPTGVSSEQDAWSATQERALVQALKTFPKETSQRWERVAAAIPGKTVNQCKKKFALMKENFRSKKNAE